A window of Pomacea canaliculata isolate SZHN2017 linkage group LG3, ASM307304v1, whole genome shotgun sequence contains these coding sequences:
- the LOC112560773 gene encoding myomodulin neuropeptides 2-like has protein sequence MQDCLIRVCLFLLLQSWAFVPSLGISDNNDDAADDVALSRRGWSMMRLGRGLQMLRLGKRSHRLDSAQPLTPQDLAVALASSSDDSHGEFRRQPPLPRYGRELDLELEVPEELSQLRTMTPADLVRAVAALRGDRYKRSADLDEDLAERKKRAVALPRIGRYLDQLGRLYQWPIKSSVSLSRWRTTKAVPAPRIGRQEEDEQILAEARCA, from the exons ATGCAGGATTGCTTAATACGTGtttgcctttttcttcttcttcagtcaTGGG CTTTTGTTCCCTCGCTGGGCATCAGCGATAACAACGACGATGCAGCGGACGATGTGGCGCTAAGTCGTCGTGGCTGGAGCATGATGCGGCTTGGCCGCGGCTTGCAGATGCTTCGACTGGGCAAACGATCGCATCGCCTGGACTCCGCGCAACCTCTGACCCCGCAGGACCTAGCCGTGGCCCTAGCATCATCGTCTGACGATAGCCATGGGGAGTTTCGCCGCCAGCCGCCTCTGCCCCGCTATGGAAGAGAACTCGACCTGGAACTGGAGGTTCCCGAAGAACTCAGTCAACTGAGGACCATGACCCCGGCAGACTTGGTGCGGGCGGTGGCAGCGTTGCGTGGCGACCGCTACAAGAGGTCAGCGGACCTCGACGAGGATCTGGCCGAGAGAAAAAAGCGGGCCGTGGCCCTACCAAGGATAGGACGCTACCTGGACCAACTGGGCCGCCTGTACCAGTGGCCAATCAAGTCATCTGTCAGCTTGAGCCGCTGGCGCACGACCAAGGCCGTGCCGGCTCCGCGGATTGGTCGACAGGAGGAGGACGAGCAGATTTTGGCAGAGGCGCGCTGCGCATAA